gacatgcatgagttatGAGTTTGTCTTGAATCTAATTTGTGATacgtgcctatgtgattaaaaggtgaaacctcggttgcgaagccggataacggaaaagcgaaactacttgaaatttaagcagtcgaggtgggctttactcttaaaactctcttttattttgtcaaaaaatattgattggtgttataagggtggtttaactgttatgccatgcctatgtctgtttgtttgtgatattgtgtgcctgatgcccagtttgagagttcgctccattgggctatagggctatggatatgttaaaacgaattcgggtctgagtatgggccgcaaaccctaccaggctgtgtacacgaggggatcgggagccgtccttgctagtcggccggtctcgtgggcgaaaagtgtggccacactttcgtcgcaccatggtaTGATTGTGATTATTGAATTGTTAAggaaaatggggagttattttgactggccagtctatggaaaatatattttgtgatactcgtgatattctcttataactgcttaaaactcgagttcacttggtaagggtggcataacttataaaatgttttggcaacgagttcaccgagtatttcaaaatactcagccctgcatgtgttttccttatgtgcaggttgaacgatgacgggcggtggcgggtgttgagcttgttaactaattaagatggataatttgaacttcaagtgtagttgtgtcttcatacatagctgctctttttctcttggtcgtcTTCCGCTGAGTTTTTTATACACTTTAGTGTTATTATGGATACTTTGCACTTATTCCTTTGGCTTTTGAGGCCTTAGGCTTTTCTTGAGgattttatcttggaaaccaTGCCATACTCTTGAGATTATGCTCGTTATTTATGATACCTTCCTATTTCATATTTaagcttctaggttaagttgtttTATTACTCTGATGTTTCCTTTAAATGCTTTGGTTaaaactctttaaatgaaaccctagtctatgTGTACTTCTTTAGAGTCCGtttgggtagcagccgccgcatttattgtaccctaggaggcgggctgttacaggaCCATTGCCATTGCATTGCTCGGTGAAGAGACTCGATGAGTTCAGCACATTGATGTCGTTGTGTGACCCCGCCATGCCAAAGTGAGCATGTCAAATCCAAAGACTGTGGTCAACGATggcttcaaggatcatcgtTGGGTGGGGTACCCTTATACCCACTGGTGAATTGGCCTCTCCACGCTGCATGACAATTCTTCAACTCCCAGTGCATACAATCAATACTCCCTAACATTCCAGGAAAGCCGTGCACCTTATTGTGCATCCGCATTAGGTCCTTGCAATCTTGGGCATTCGACTTGTGCAAATATGTGGCACCGAAGGCGTCAATAACGCCCGCACAAAAATTTACCAGACACTCCCGGCCAGTTGTATCCCTGACGTGAGaatactcgtcgaacatgtccTCCGTAGTGCCGTATGCCAACTGACGAAGCGCAACCGTGCACTTCGTCAGCGGGGATAGACCCTTTCTGTGGGTCGCATCTTCCCGCTGCTGGAAGTACTCGTCACGCGCCTCCAACGCGTGAACAATATGGAGAAACAACTCTCGCCGCATCCTAAACTGTCGGCGAAAAACCGCCGGTCCCCACCGGGCTCATTGGCGAAGTAGTCCTCGAACAGACGTTGATGAGCTAGGACATGCTCTCGACGGACGGATGTTCGTCGGCGGATGGGCCTCGGGACCTGCTGTTCGGCTTGCTCTTGCTCTATATTGCACGAATACCTGCGAGAATCTGGTTACCGAAAGCAAACATTGCGCTTTCCATAGACCGACTCATATCTTCCCCgagaaacattttttaaaagtgaAGCGAAAGATAGAAATTGCAATGGagataaatttgagagagatGTGTGAGAGTTGTgtgaaaaatgatgaaatttaaggtatatttatagatttgaaaattaaaaaaaaaaaaatagaaaacgcGTCATCGGACGTGGCTCTGCAGTAGATGCCCGATGGATCGGGCGAGAGATCGGTGGCGACCGAACTCTTGGTCGTCCTCGGGTATGCCCGACTTCTACAATGGATGCGGACGTGagatcgggcatccattgcggatgctcttagaaaAATATTCGAACGCAATTGCACTTCTTGTGCTCGATTTTTTCTTATACCAAACACATTGGTACTCAGTAATTAAACACTGGTTATTTTATAGTGccaaacactttttttttttgaacagAATGACAATTTCATCCACCAATTCATGTAAATAACCCATCCCTTCAAATATTAGACAAACACAAATATAGTCGAATCTAAACACCATTCTAGCataaaagtaataaacctaGGCCCAATAGCATAAGTGGGGTGGACtagtaaagaaaataaaaaaacatagaaCGTTTGACTGAGTTGGTTGACCGAGTTATTATCCCACATCGGAAATCGTTAAACAGAGGACAGGAAAAGAGGTGTATAAAAGAGCGAGTTGCATCTGCTGTCGAACTCAACTCGTCCTGTCGGGGGTGCTGAGGCGACTCGTCAATGATCGTCTAGAGACGGCGAGTCGTGCCAACGCCCACGAAACGAACACACTTATTTAACGGCGAGCGAGCTCCGTCCTCTTTGACGGCGCTTGCCCGTCAATTTTTGGAAGccccattaattatttttggggcTCTTACTAATTCAATTgctctttaaaatttttacaGACCTATTCGAAAGAGAAGTtcagagtattatttttatttattcgtGGATTAATTATTTGCAGAGATGCGTTTTTGTTTAAGTTGTTCCTTTTTGGTTGTGTATATTGATAATTAAGTTTTTGTAAAAGTAAAGTAGACAATTTATTCTATTTgcaaaaattggaaaaaagaaagaaacgAATAAAACCGCTAGAAGGAGGGTTTGAACCTCCGACCTTGTGGTTAACAGCCACACGCTCTAACCAACTGAGCTATTCCAGCctttgtttgttttaaattattaattttattcattactaatagaaaatgttaaaaatggTGATACTGACACATAAATATCACAAGCTGAATGAATAATTCACTTAAGACATGCTTGATATGTCATAATAGAATGAATGAGACGACGGTAGTAAAAGAATGGCAAAAAGGCTtggataatttcttttctagaTATGCATAACGAATACCAAAGGAAATGAATAAAAGCAAAAGTCatatataaagataaagaTAGTGTAGAAGTAATTGCGTAGAAGGAAATGCCCAATAGTGATGGAGTTGTAATAtcataaagaataaaaaattgtcaaaatgtTAGAAGACAGAACGATTGAtatcaaaatgaatgaatatTTCTCATCTAATGAGATTGACCATATCCAAGGGATacactaaaatctaaaataggATAGGTATTTTACTCCAAAAGTACTCAAAAATCTATTCCTttggtttttgaaaaaaaaatatttatctttaggtttacactaaaccaaaatacctaaaagttttttaaattttgtgagtaaaaaaaacataatatagagaatattcttttaagtttgagtttagtgtaagtGGTtggaataaaatcaatatttaatatgagatttatactaaaatgaatttaagTTTAGTGGAATAgtttaaaatcaatatttaatatgagatttatactaaaatgaatttaagTTTAGTGGAATGGTTAGAAATGCTCCAAAGCACTTAGTTAGCCTCATCATTTATTTCATTCCCACATCGATTTCATAAGTATGACTTCATTTTTGCTTCGAAAATCCAAGTCATCAACAATAGTAGAATTATATCTTGAACTTGCATGAGATGAACTAGTTTAAATTACATTGAGCAACTGAATATGCTAAAAATAGTAAGCGGCGGCAAGAagcatcttcttcttctcccttATCCTTAAACTCTCCAAACTCAAAGCTAAATCCCCCCTATTCCTCTGCACAAATTCCTATCCATTCCACCGCTTCttcaaaaaaaatgagagGCCAAGATCCTCAAACAAAGGCCCTCAACGATCTATGGTCGATGATGGTCCACTGTTTCCGGCCGCCGCCTCTCTCCATCTCCTTCCCCACCCTCTCTCCGCCGCAGTCGCCCACGGCAGCATCGCGGCGCCTCCAGATTTCCCCGACGGCCTTCGGCTTGCTCTTCATTGGGATTTCGATGGCGCTGATGCTATTCGGAATAGTCACTTTCTTGATCGGATTCGTGCTCATGCCGCTCGTGATCATGCTGGTCACGCTCTTCTACTTTGCCGGGATCGTGTCGAAGGTGTCGGAGATCGGCCGGAGCATCCTCTGGCCGAGCTCCGATTGCTATAAGGTCGCACCAGGTAATGGGTGAATTAAACACtaggggtgtgatcaattgctaactttttgAAATGACTATGttacaaaatttcaaaattttggaagtGTTACACagacaatttttcttaaatttgacAAGTTTGATGTTGATAGCACGCGCGACATTGTGTAAAATGACGCTGTAACACAACGTTACAGAGTAGTCCAAAATAGTGTAACACACATGTGATAGTTCATTCTTCTAATGTTGTGGAAATTCATAAATAGTGGTTATGAAGCGATTTTGTATCTGCATTGtggattttttatattctacgGCTTTTGACACTGACTTGATTATTTGGTTGATTTCTTCttgacttttatatatatgttgaatCTTATACTGTTACTTGCTTGTGCAGTGTGGAATTACTCAAACTAAGacagcatttttttttaatttgttttctttttgaagCTAGTGACCATGATCTTTCTTTTTGATGCTTAGTGGTCATGATCTTGAGTGTAGGACAACATATACTTTTTGTAATAGTACTATAGAGCATTTCTTTGCAGACTAAGAAATTTATGTAAACTCCAAATCTACTTAAAATCAAGTTCTTGGCCAAAAATACTCATCTCAATTCTATAATTTAGCAAGTCAATTTCTACCCCAAGGGACCAAGTAATTTGTGTTGGTGAATTAAACAAAAcatatattacaaatatctCACACTtatacaaagaaaaaattaaaatcactGTATAAGTTCCCTAGATTATTTCTTATATCACTATTTGTTGATTCTAGGATGGAACTCATTGAACTTATAACATGATAGTATTAGATTGACCCAACAATATAGATGGGCCAAAAAATTCTTATCCCTCAATTATACTAAGTTTTATGGGCTTCTCCTCACAATGTACCTCTTCTTTAAAAGGTTACCATTTCCTaaatctcaaaaaaaaaaaagcaaaatgcCCTTCCTAATCACAATATACTTTCCCTCATACCTAATTCTACCTTGTGCTCAACTCCACTCAACTTCTTCACTAAGAAACATCACTATAAGACAACATATATCCCTACTTCTTTTAGCAGCCAACATAGAATAAGACAGTTTTGTGACATCCATTGCAAGACCCAATCATCAGCAAAAGAAGCTACCACAAGAGGCTGTAAAAACTCGAAGCTTCCCCAATCCTACGCACGTATCAGAGGCAGAGTAAGAGAGGAAATGGGACCTGATTGGGGGCCGGTGGCAGTGGCGGTGGGGCTGTTCATCCTCCTATCGCCGGGCCTGCTGTTCCAGCTCCCGGCCAGGGCGAGCTTCATTGAATTCGGCAACATGTACACCAGTGGGATCTCAATCATAGCACATGCCATTTTGTACTTCTGCATCTACACACTCTTGGTTGTTGCTATAGGAGTTCATATACATGCTGATTAGCTCCATAGATTTTACCATTTTCTCACACTTGAGCTGTTCCTTTCTCTATTCTTGCCAATTTTTACAACATAATCAACttcaattttatgttatatGTAGTATGTTTCTTGGTTATGTGAtgcatttctttctttctcaagATTGTATAAATCTCCCAAATGTAAACAGATTTCTACTTCACCAATTCTCATCACAAGAAATTACTCAAGAAACAAACTCACATACACGCATACAGTGAATTGAATCGGAGCAATATATCGAAATTCAGACCAAGTTCTAGGAGTATCAAGCCTTTGAAATTCATGTAGTTCGACTATAAGGTTATGCTTGGTACGATTTTATAGGGAAGGGAATGAAACGGTAAGTCCTCTTTCGTAGGAATCACCGTTCCTACAAGATTAGACGCAGTCGTTTATACCTCAGCCGTTATTTCATTCCtattttcattccattcatCTAAATGACAGGAATTGAAATCAGCAAAACAAGGAAGAAAATGACTAGTATAAGTGAAGATGAACATTGTACTACTCACAAACAAGAAagtaatactcctatatgaaATTCAGACCAAGTTCTTCAATTAATGAAGTTCGATTCAAAGGAGGTGGTTGGTAGTTGGTATGATAGATTGGATTGGTAAATCCTACGACTACAAATCATCATTcctagtagtactaaattagACAGCTTGATGGAATGGTAAATCCTACTACTAATCATCATTTGGTAGGAGTACTAAATTAGGCATAATCATTCATTCCCCAACCCATGGTAACCGTAATTCCATTCCAAGACTACAAAATCACAagcattttcttttaatttacaaaaaaacatAGTAGGAAAATGGAATAATAAAATCTACCTTCATTTGCTTAATTAACATGACTCCTTTTCATAAATCACCACTATCCCTACTAGATCATACATTAGTCATCATTcttattctttaaaaaaaagaaaaaagttatcaaACAAGATGAaaacttaaattattaatctgCAAAGTTAAACAAGAAAGTCATTAACAGCTAACAACACTTTGTATtctgagagagagaaaaaaaagaggggATCTAGCCGGTGTAGATGTGGATATGAACGGCGAGGATGAGGATGGCGTAGAGGACGAAGAAGATGAGGGTGTGGACGGTGATGGCCTTGCCGTTGGTCTTCATGGTGCCGAACTCCACGTGGCGGTTGTTGCCCGGGATCTGGAAGAGGAGCCCCGGCTGCAGCAGGATGAACAGCACCACTCCCACCAGGACTGGGCCCCAGTCCGCCATTCTTGATTATAGGAGTAGAGATTAGATATGGGGCGGTGGTGTGAATGTGTCAGCACTCAGCAAGAGCagctcttttaattttaaccaTTTAATCTCTTTCTTTGAATTCCAGccttttgctttaattttttcttcttcatctcgtAGACAAAATGAACATGCTCTTGTAAAgtgggaaataaataatacgaCTTCAACTGACGcattttgtcattatttacataaaaataaaacaaagcaaaattctaaacatacaaaaacttaaaaggtctcactatccactacctcacttcaattattacacaatACAACAACCACTAcctcacttcaattattacacactgCAATAACTACTACCTCACTTCAATTACTACACACtccaacaatttcttaaaactcgtgtcatatcTAAATCTTAATCTTAAACCGGAATGGAATTAAGAagtactccctcagtccccaAATAATATTgggttcggcacgagttttaaggtCATCCACAATGCTATCTcttatccatctcttaacccTCTCATCTTTTTACTATTCATGGgtcccactgtacttttcacttcatctcttaactaagagacaacaactacatccctccatctcttaagaGCATCCTCAACGCTGCCTCGTTGCGGACTCgatctcgtctcgacgagacgagacggcatcgagacagcgttgcggctcccgtctcgtctcgacgagacgagatgtCTCGACGCCCGACGCGTCCCGGCGAGGTAAGTCTCGAGCTCGCGAGACACGCGCCCGGCGCCACATGGCGCGCGCGGGCTGCTGGCGTGACACCCACTCGCcgacccgcgagtgggcgtcggattTATGAcgttataattcaattttttttaaaaaaaaaattaaaattaaaataaaaaacggtaatatttttaatttttttttttttttatatatattctatatatactcttcttcattctccattttacacacaaacacacatttattctctcatctctctttctttcctctccaatcacttctataaaatcattcatttattttttttcttctcccaaatttaatcaattatggatccatttgagcaaatgcgtcgaataatggaagaatcgcGCAAGAGGGGCTATTCGGGGAAGGAAGGATTCTACCGCCCCCGCCCAACTTTCCGGAGGATCTAATGGAGACATTTGGGGGAAAATTTTGGAACCATTAGATGATCGCACTAGAGAACTCATTCTTCcgtttcctatttttttttttttgagtttaagtgtgcaatttttaatttctagttttttaattatgtcttttttattttttttttaaatttttaaaattttaattttattttatttataatgaagtgtgttttttattaattgaattttgaattaaaaataaaaagaaattgaagaatagttaagagatggttaagagaggGGGGTTTTGGATGTTTTCTCTagttaagagagaaaaagacaAAGGGGGccccaaaaaaaagagagcaagagagggaaaaagatGCAAACTAACCATCTCATctctattcattcaatttcattttttatttttattttcaacaaattcaattaataaaaaacacacttcattaaataaaataaaactgcaatttaaaatcctaaaaatataaaaaaacacataattataaaaataaaaaataaataaaataaaaagttacaGTTAAAAAAAACAGTAATACTTGTGTTCTCGTCTGACGAGACGGGACGGCGACGGCATCGCAACGAGACGACGTCCACAGCGCCGTCTCGCTGTGTTCTCGTCTCGAAGAGACGAGATGGAGACACCCACGCGCCACGCTGTGGGTGCcctaatgtaaaattggtaaagtctCCTTCTGGTGTATGTCCATGAACCCCTCGGAACCGTTCATGTTCGTTGTGCGGTACACCCGGGCGACTTGCTGAGACACCGCGACTCGCTGATGCAACACTTGGGTCGCGACGTCGAGGACGCTTCGGTTCCATCTTCgatgatcatgttatgcatgatgatgcacgatACAGATATCGGCAATATCCCCTGAAAAAGCGTTTGGGCCCTTTACCAAGGTGCAAATCGCGATTGAGCACCCATAGTTGTTGATTGGGTTGTTGGCGAAACCCGCTACATCCCATCCGGTGGGAGCGGGAGGTACCTCTtcttcggaagaagaatgtgATATTTCCTCGTCGGACTGAGCACGAGACGATGAAtcagaactcatttaataaagatggagagaaaaaagattgaaaatttgtgtgaatgaagtttgtgggtgatgaatggaggaagatgatgaaatatttataggggtggaatttagaatatgaccgttgaaggaaaaaaaaaaaaaaaaaatttgatcatcgccggattatcgccgaacAGCTCcccacagtggccggcgatgatccggcgatttttcggcgtTAAAACGCCGCTTGGCGTAAATTCGGTAGGAAATtcgccgaaaaatcgccgacCTCCTCCCAATGGCCGGCGATAAGTCGGCGAtatccggcgaaaaatcgccggattatcgccgtcgtcattgggagtgctcttagagataaaagagtttctaaaattagataataaatattcttGTGAAACAGacttaaaaaggaaatagtgcatattcttgtgggatggagggaatactaGTACTCTACTCAAGCTTTAATCCTTATCAATaccactttttaaattttaagaatgtgaataaaaatgaaaaaaaataatgatttatttttatatattaatactataataaaatattaatataatggATTATgtgttcatttatttaaaatgaaaaatggacaAAATGGTTATAAATAGTGGatgtttcaaaataataaaataagatactATTACAATGTTGACATAGTGACTCTTGATTTTGGCAGTGGATTTAATGAATTGTTAAGTATGAGGTAGATATAAATTAGAATTGATTTTAACGGTGTTAGTAAAAAAACGAGACTGattatattaaacaaaaaaattttagaaaatggaagggaactaatttttattgaaggatcaaaatgaaaaaaaaaatactagaatTAATGGATTTGGGCATAGCCCATAGGGAGTACTCCTATTATGTTCATGAATTATTCTTACATTTTAATAAGGTGAgtcttattttaatatttttctctatttttctattattttattaagtttatACTACTTCCATCTCAGTTTACTTGAATTGtttcttttaataaaatttgagaaaatggtGTTTAATGGTGAAATGGAAAGACTAGATTAAAACAATGATTAAATCTATTTTATtgt
The genomic region above belongs to Salvia hispanica cultivar TCC Black 2014 chromosome 3, UniMelb_Shisp_WGS_1.0, whole genome shotgun sequence and contains:
- the LOC125214465 gene encoding uncharacterized protein LOC125214465 isoform X2, which gives rise to MGPDWGPVAVAVGLFILLSPGLLFQLPARASFIEFGNMYTSGISIIAHAILYFCIYTLLVVAIGVHIHAD
- the LOC125214466 gene encoding uncharacterized protein LOC125214466, whose amino-acid sequence is MADWGPVLVGVVLFILLQPGLLFQIPGNNRHVEFGTMKTNGKAITVHTLIFFVLYAILILAVHIHIYTG
- the LOC125209954 gene encoding uncharacterized protein LOC125209954, which produces MRRELFLHIVHALEARDEYFQQREDATHRKGLSPLTKCTVALRQLAYGTTEDMFDEYSHVRDTTGRECLVNFCAGVIDAFGATYLHKSNAQDCKDLMRMHNKVHGFPGMLGSIDCMHWELKNCHAAWRGQFTSGYKGTPPNDDP
- the LOC125214465 gene encoding uncharacterized protein LOC125214465 isoform X1; the protein is MRGQDPQTKALNDLWSMMVHCFRPPPLSISFPTLSPPQSPTAASRRLQISPTAFGLLFIGISMALMLFGIVTFLIGFVLMPLVIMLVTLFYFAGIVSKVSEIGRSILWPSSDCYKVAPVWNYSN